A DNA window from Macrobrachium rosenbergii isolate ZJJX-2024 chromosome 41, ASM4041242v1, whole genome shotgun sequence contains the following coding sequences:
- the LOC136827166 gene encoding uncharacterized protein — MPIDIKSLDCFSIGEDPKSVGTRWKQWIGSFEINLEALGKVDKKQQKALLLHTAGKEVQEVFKTLNLTNERVIEGSISQELQKQLLQVKKLTLQKVLEIARALEMVNYQSKVIAGKAQNDSLLPPNNCKRHSHLTSQCKFAKQKTTKHINRTVNSNDSSSSNEDSVAYIRQQK; from the exons ATGCCGATAGATATCAAAAGTCTAGACTGCTTTAGTATCGGAGAGGATCCTAAATCAGTGGGTACAAGATGGAAACAGTGGATAGGCAGTTTTGAAATTAACCTAGAAGCACTAGGGAAAGTTGATAAAAAGCAGCAGAAGGCTTTATTGCTTCATACTGCAGGTAAGGAAGTTCAGGAAGTATTCAAAACTTTGAATCTAACGAATG AGAGAGTTATAGAAGGAAGTATCTCACAAGAGCTACAAAAGCAATTGCTACAAGTAAAGAAACTAACCTTGCAAAAAGTTCTGGAAATAGCAAGAGCATTAGAAATGGTTAATTATCAATCAAAGGTCATTGCAGGTAAGGCTCAAAATGACAGTCTCCTCCCCCCCAATAACTGCAAGAGACATAGTCATTTAACAAGTCAGTGTAAATTTGCCAAGCAAAAGACCACTAAACATATTAATAGAACTGTGAATTCAAATGACAGCTCAAGTTCAAATGAAGACAGTGTAGCCTACATAAGACAACAGAAGTAG